The window TCTTACCGTTTCAAAGGTGCTATGGTCTGCTGGAGCGAATGGGGACGAACAGTCGTTCTCCTCATCATCATAGTACTCATTCGTGGAATGAACAGCCTAGAGACGATTGCATATATAGTGGCGTTAATCTGTGACATTAACTACCCAGAGAATGCATAATGGTGTGGTGGTTATTGAGTTCGCTCCACGGCTTACCGTCTGGAATGTGCTATGGCTGGCGGGAGTGAATGTTGGGCAGTCTTCCTCGGACGAACAGTCGTTCTCCTCCTGGTCGTAGTACTCATTGGTGGCAGCCACTGCCTGGAGACGAATAAGCTGTAACATTACTAAGACAAGATGCATAATGGTGGTCGTGAAGTTGGCCAGCCGGCTTACCGTCTGGAAGGTGCTATGGCCGGTGGAAAAGAATGCCGACGCGCCTCCCCAACCCCCACCGCCAGCACCACCTGCTCGCTTCGCGCCTTCTGTCGGGCCGGCACCGCCCACGCCAACTCCGGCTATGCCTCCTCCCGAGCGCTTACCGCTCCCGCCACGTGTGGCCTGGCCCTTCCCGCCGGCGGTGGCCGCCTTGTTCACGCCCAGCTTCTTGTGGTAGGCCTTCCCCATGAGCGGAGCGTCACGCCACGCGCTCGATCGATCTGCTTCCTTGGGAGTCTGCTTTGATCGCTTGgctttcttgttcttgttcttgGTGCTATATGGGGTGCGAGATTCGCGGTGGCGTGGATGCGGTTACATATTATCACGGGGAGGTGGAGATATTTGCTACTGATCTGGTGAGGCGTACCTCCACGCTGAGGATATTTTCTCCCTTGTTGAGTGCaagcgtgcgtgcgtgcgcatgcTCTGGACCTCTCTGGTCGAGGGACACGCCTGACGCGTACGGGGCCGGGGGCCAGGCCCGGCTGCAGTTTCTTTTCCCTTTTCCGAGTGAAAAAGAGTTTTACTTCATTATAATAGGGTTATAATCGAAAGGCAAAAGTTTCTCTATACATGATTATACATGATGGTCTTCTGTGTACTATACAGCAGTGCCTCTCTTGAATCTTGAATGACTATACGACCCCAATCAATCTGCTACCTTATTCTGCTCATGCTTACTTTTGATGGGCCCAACTGCAGTTAACAATGGTTTTCACCTTTTGGATGAGACAGAGACAGAGAGGTCAGTGTAGATGTGATATGACTTGGGACTGACCACTGACCAGAGCGTGTCGTAGCAACTGGCCATGCAGATGTATGGAAGACGCGTGTCAGTTGTCACGTAGGACTGGCCATGCAGCTGTATGCAAGACGGGACGTTTACTGGAGGCATCGGATCAGACTGGCAAGCAAAGAGGTGCATGTTTCGCTACATGGTCTCTTTTGCATTTATCGAGCCTGCTCATCCTTATCTAAATAGTTAGGGCATTTCGAACGCGGTCCTAAAAATGAACTTCTCGTTGTTTTCGAGAGTAAGCACGATGGCGGGGTACTTGACTATGAAGGATGAGTTATTGTGTAATGAGTGAAAGGTCGTATCTACGGACTTTGTAGGCATGAGGTAAGGGGGCTTGATGTTTTGGCAAAGTGTGTGTGCTTCATTTCCTGAGAAAAGCACTTGGCACCTACAACTTGCACATGAACCACTCGCAAGCCCATCGGTATTAAACCATGTCCAACGCCTTCACAAAGTTTTGCGGTGCCGTTGCACATGTGGAGACAATATGCCCACCGTGCTCGTTAACCATGGATATCATAAATTTTGCTTGTTGTTACTCTACATGGTGGTCAATTCATTGATTCCCTCAATGTTTCAACTTGATAATCATCGTTGTATAGCCCGAAAGCACGGCCGTGTTGTACTACATGACTGAGGGTAGACCATTTGGATTCATACACTGTTGGATGAAGCTTAAGGTATACAATGAGTGGGAGGACTTGTGCGCCGATACTGAGTTGAGTATCGTTGAATTCCAAAAACTTGCCGAACATTTGGTTATCtcgcactactagaaaaagggctatagatgggattgacactaatgacgcaccagacaagcggtgcgccattagtatatactaatggcgcaccaccttctgatacgccattagagttgaaactactaatggcgcacctggcccagggtgcgccattagtatcattttttttaactagtgcgtctgtccaaacatactaatggcgcatccagacacagtgcgccattactagttgtaactagtaatggcgcacctgccggaaagtgcgccactaatgttgttttttctattatattttttattccttttttgcaaaactactaatggcgcacttttccctgatgcgccattgctatttttgatactaatggcgcattgcttaggaggtgcgccattgtgGTTTTGTAGGTAAGTGCCGCAGCCCGACCGTCCAccatctctctcctctctctctctcgcacggAACCCTATCCTCTTCTCCCTCaccccacgcacacacacacacgtctCTCGGCCTCGCCCCAGCCCCGATCCATGCGCCATTGTGGTTTTGTAGGCAAGTGCTCCCTCCTCTTCCTGCGCGGCGGCCCTTGCCCTCCTCTCTCTTCGGTCCCCTTCGCGCCTCCTCGCGGCAGTCGCAGCCAAGGAGCCCGAGCTCGGCGGCGACGGATCGGAAGGCAGCGGCGGCGCTGGATCTGGCAGtggtggagccgccgccgtctccactCGCCGGGAACCGGCCAGATCCGCCCCACGAGCTTCACAGGTGCCACCCCCTCCGCCACCAGCCACGGTGGCCTCCCCCGCCCCGTATCGGCGAGGATCCAGCCGCCATCTCCCGCAGCAACGGCGGCCTCGCCCTGCTCCGcccccgctcctcctcctcctcctcatccgcgcCTTCGCCTCGCTCCCCATCCCGGCCGCCGCGAGAGGCGGCCTCGACCCGTCTCCCTCAAACAAGGTAATTAATATGATAATTATCCCCTGTGTATACCGCAAGTAAGTAACTTACTGTAATTATGTTAAGAAATTAGAATGTTTGTGACCGACTGTTTAATAAGATGCTCTTTTCACAAGGTGTGATATTGTGGCATATTTACCCTGGAGCTAGCATATATATGGAGCTGACTTTGTTCCTGGAGGTGAGCATATATTATTGATCTTCTCATGTCAATTGCAGCAGTTCCTTGATTCACAATTTATATAGTGTGGTATAGTGGTTATATTTGGAGGTTTATCCCTGTGAAATAATCACCGCAAGGTGAGTACTTTCCGCAGCTAATGTGTTATGCATAAGCTCAGTGTGTTTGCTCAATTAGCTACTGCTCAATTAAAATTGGTGACCTTCCATTGATGATAGGTTTAGAAATTATGCATTGAGTAACTGAACCTGACCTGGAGTACTTGGTTAATTCAGTGATCTTTTAACAAAATTTTAACTGAATTATTTTGGGCAATGGAGTACTGAATTTTAACTGAGTAACTTGCACTTGCATATGCACTAGACCACTTGTAAATTCTTTGGCTCCTCTTTAATCTGGTGCAATTACTTAACTGACCGTAATAGCCCTGACACTTGTAAGTAACCATATCATTCAAACATCCAATTAAATCTATTCTACTCCATTTCCTGAGATGAAATTGTGATGATGGGAGTGACATTAAACAGCTTGAACATCTAATTGTGCATGTACTCCATTGTTATATACTGATCCATCTTGTCTTTGCCCCATGTTAACATTCAAATTGTTAATTGCATTCAAAGTGTTAATTGCAGGAGCAGACACAGAGGAGGAATCTGCTACCTCAAAGCAGTTGATCGACGCCGGGAGGGTGGGTACATGATGTCGGAGGCTGCCGGGAGGGTGGTGACGAGCTACCGAAGAGGCGCTGTTGCCGATCGGACGTGGACTCGATTGATTTTGATTTGAAATATGACGGGTTGTAATGTAAAGTGCACTTCAGTTCAAAATTTCCTCCCCTTGCGAGAGGTATtcttggacggagggagtagaagatTAGTTATAGGATTTTGTTTTATTTCTGTGCAATTTTCTTTTTATTGGATACTTATAAAGACATGGTAATATTCTTGCTATAATAAAAATGATGGTTccatttcattttttgtttttaaattatttttccttATAGGTTGTTTTTTGTAAAtttgtattttttttgttttccaaatATACTATTAGTGGCGCATTTCAGCCTTTATTGGTGGCGCACCTAGCTTTTTAGCTAGTGGCGCACCTCTAaggttactagtggcgcacttgGCTTTATTACTAGTGGGGCACCTAAgggttagtaatggcgcactattaGATGCGCCATTACTGTCTgggatagtaatggcgcaccaaatgtgcgccattactaaaactTACTAATGGCGTGCTAGTAATGCGTGGATGTCATTTGGAGAATCCTTGCACCTTTTAATTTGAAGTTTTTTTTTCTTGAGATGTAGGCCTCAAAGTACACATACTAAGCATTCAAATTTCATCGTAGTTATAGTAGCACATTTCATGTCCAATGAAGATTCTGATGAGTTCTTTATCATACAAACATAGGTTTTAAATATAAACAAAAAAAATATGTATTCTCTAAAAAAATGTGTAGAGAACGAACTATATATACTGAACATTCATTACATGAACCAGAAGTAGAAGCGCTACTCGAAATAGGCTTTCATCccactttataaataaagcaccCATCATGTCCATACTACGAGTACCAGATCACCGAGATAAAAGAGTCTACTGAGGCAACAACACAAGCACGCCCAAAGAAAGCATAAGGGAATGACAGAGAAAGGACCACCAATTGGCCACATCATCAAGGGGTCCACAACGAAGATAGGCGTATAGTGTAGCGCATCCAACATCTACCCCAACTGATCGCGGTCCCGCTGCCTAGTCAGCGGGTGCCAGTGATGTCTCGAGGTTGCGGGCAGCAGCCCGAATGCCCGCCTTCTCCGGGATCGTCAGCACACGCCTGCCCGACGCGGCCCTGGATCGGCCAAGGCACACACTCTGGCGGGAGGCAATGGGCGGACATGGAGACGGGCGAAGAGAGGGACGACCCTTGGGGTCACCCACGGGAGTGTCAGAGTGAGCCGTGGACAGCCCCAGACCCACGGCATTTTTATCGTATAATCATGGCACTTCTATTTTTACGAGCATGGCATTTTTATTGTGCAATTGTGGTACTTCTCTTTTACCGAGCATTGCATTTATTATAAAGAGCTTGCCGTTTTTATTTTCTGTAGATCATGACATTTTTGTTAGTAAGAGCATGCCATTCTTATTATTAAAAAACATGGCATTGTTTTAGAGCATGGTTAGTTTATTTGAAAGAGCGTGTCTTTTTTATTGCTAAGTACATGCCATTTCTATTTTTTGTATAGCATGGCATTTTTTCAGCATATCATGGTAATTTTTCTTGCATGACAGTTTAGGTACACACATCACGGGGCACCATTTTAGACATATCACATATGGGCAAGTGTGTGTTTTTGTATTCGTAAGGCATGTAATTTTCAATTATTTTTTCAAGGCATTTCTTGTTGAACATAACGGCATTTTATTCCAAACTGGGCTTTTTTGGCCCAACTCAAAGACAGGTGTTTTGTCGTACAGACAGAGGGGTTCGTCGCGGGAGGGGTTTTCCagcgaacgaacgttcgttcgctGGAGTTGTTGCACCCCTGGCAAACTAGCGTACGTGACAAATTTGTGCCGTCCATCAGATATTCGATGGCTCGTGTTCGCCTTTTcaaaaaacagaaacaaaaacagaggagcAGCTTCTAGCTACTTTGTACCAGACCACACAGTTGATCTGCTTCCTTGGAGCTTCGCTTTGTAGTCGGTCAACAATGGTGGTGCGATTTCTGCGGTGATGCCAAGGTACTTGGCTACTTGCTGTGGAAAGATAGTTGCATCTGGTCAGGTGAGGCGTGCTGGAGACGGTAGACTTGATTTTTGCGGTGATGCGCACGCACTTGCTGCGGGGAGATATTTGGTTCTGGTCAGGTGAGGCGTGCTGGAGACGGTAGACTTGGCTCTATCCGGcccatgttgcatgcatgcacgcggGATTCAGGCCTCGTACCGTCGTACGTGCCGACGTACATGTCACCATAAAGCTTGAAATTTCTTGGGCACCTTCAGTGTACAAGTCAAGCATAGCATGCATGTACGTGGAAATTTTCAGTTAAGATGTCTAAATGGATGACGCGTGTCTAGCGCTGGCGTCACCGTGGCTGGAAAAGAGCCGTGAAATGTTGACCCATGACCATGCAGTCCAATCTTGAAGCCCACCACATGCACGCCCAGGTTGTGACCATCTTATAAATTTCAGTTGAGATCGGATTCATCCACTCACAACTCACAACTTGCAAACACACGAAGCGAAATTCCTTAGGTGACACTACATTCCTTAGCTCCGACCCAGAGTCGCCAGGGAGAGCGCAAATGGAGGACACCTTCATCACGGTCTGCCTCGCCGTAGCTCTCGTTTCGCTGCTCATCATGATTGCGGGCCGCCGGCGCTGGGGGGCGCGTGGCGACGGCCTGCGTATGGCGCCTGGGCCGTGGCAGCTGCCGGTGATCGGCAGCCTGCACCACCTCGTCCTGGCCGGGCAGCTCCCTCACCGCGCGATGCGCGACCTGGCGCGACGCTACGGGCCGGCCGTGCTGCTCCAGCTCGGCCAGGTGAAGACGCTGGTGGTGTCCTCCCGGGAGGGGGCGCGCGAGGTGATGAAGAACCACGACACCATGTTCGCCACGCGGCCGCTGAGCACCACCATGCGCGTGCTCTCCTACGGCGGCCAGGACATCGTCTTCGCGCCCTACGGAGAATACTGGCGCCAGCTCCGCAAGATCGCCGTGTCCGAGCTCTTCACCGCGCGCCGCGTCCTCTCCTTCCGCGCCATCCGCGAGGAGGAGGTCGCCACGGCGCTCCGCGTCGTCGGcgaggctgcggcggcggcgcgcccCGTGGAGATGCGCGCGGTGCTGTCCACGCTCGTGACGGACAGCACGGCGCGCGCCGTCATAGGCGACCGGTGCAGGGAGCGCGACGCGTTCCTCCGGGAGCTCGACCGCATCGTGCAGCTCGCGTCGGGGTTCAACCTGGCCGACATGTGGCCGTCGTCGCAGCTTGCGGCGTGGCTCAGTGGAGCCGAGGAGTGCCGCCACACCCTGTACACCATGCTCGACGGCATCGTTGAGGAGCACCTGGAGAGGACGGACGGCGGCGGAGGCCACGCCGAGGACTTGCTCGACGTGCTGCTCAAGATCCAGAAGGAGGGTGGTCTCAAGTTTCCCATCCACATGGACGCCGTCAAAGCCATCATCTTGGTAAGTACTATTCTCTTTGCATAGGATAGCGTTATTTTTGTTGGACCGCCTTAATTACTTGCACATTCCGATTTATTATTGAAAAAATATGCCTAGGAAATCTCCATAATTAAGTTAACACTGCAAAAGTTAAAGTGAGCAGAGTTATCATAAAACACATGCATGTTATCTCATGCCGGTCATTATTCATCTAAAAATCTCATGTTTTATGTCCAGGACGTATTCTCTGCCGGCAGTGAAACAACAACTACGACAATTGAGTGGGCCATATCAGAGCTGATCAACAACCCGATGGCCATGCAGAAGGCGACAGCTGAGGTGCGACAAGCCTTCCATGCTAGTGGAACCGTGTCCGAGCACGCCCTAAGCGAGCTCCCATACCTGCGCTTGGTCATCCGAGAGACGCTGCGGCTACACCCGCCCCTGCCGTTGTTGTTCCGCGAGTGCCAGGAACCGTGCCAAGTGCAGGGATACGACGTGCAGCGGGGCACGCAGGTGTTGGTCAATGCTTGGGCGCTAGGCCGCGACGAGCGCTATTGGCCCGACGCGCCTGAGGAGTTCCGGCCGGAACGGTTCGAGGAAGAAGCAGCAAAGGCAGACTTTGGGGGTGGTGACTTTGCGTTCTTGCCGTTTGGCGCCGGCCGCAGGATGTGCCCTGGGATGGCGtttggcctcgccggcgtcgagctcCCGCTTGCAAGCATGCTCTTCCactttgactggaagccaccaGGGCCAGGCTCGGCGGAGCTCGACATGACAGAGACGTTCGGCCTCACCGCACGGCGGACAGACCAGCTCCTGTTGCGCCCTGTCCTTCGCGTACCTATTCCCGGAGTCTAGTCAATATATAAACTATAAGAAATGGAGGTATAATGTAAAACTATACTTGTACCCACATAGAAAATAAATTGCAAAGTTCTACGACTGTTGCATAACATCATTAGTATTGGGCTAGATCAATATGTGGTTCCTGAATATATTGTAAACCTATTTGAAATAATACTATACTTGGACGTTTTATTTCAATTGATACATCTTTCTACCATCTGAAGTATTGTTATATTTTAACATACTCTACAGCGAAAATTATAGAAACAAATTTTTAGTAGTATGTGTTTAGTTTTCACAACGTACAGCAGCTCAACTAATTTCCTAAAAAAGTTATACACTATATGCATTCAGTAGTATGTTTGACATGAACATAGTTTATTTGATTCAATAACTAAAGAATTTTTTTGCAGCAACTATATTTGTTTTAACTTCTTTTGTCCATGAAAAAATACGCAATTTTTACGTATTCACAAAAGAAAGTCATCATATATGGCCCCCGATGAAGTTGCCGATCCAAAAGCCGCCATCATTCATAGTTTCGACCACCAGTATGCTCCCAGTATCGATGATGAGCAGGTTAGAACACGTCAGGATCATCTAGCATCTATACTCTATATTCATTGATCATCCCATGAAAAGTTCACAACTACTCTAGTTAGTCTAAAGTTTAGGTGCTGCCTTATATCTGACTGAAAGGAGCTAACGGTAGATAGTTCAAGACAGAGCACATGCCCACTCGTTGCTCTTGGTGAAATTCACCCCGATGATGAGGTTGAACGACTCCTACCCGGCCAGCTGAAGGTCTACATTAACCTGCAAGGTCAAATCCATCGATTGACACAGCATGACACGATGGGCTGTCTGGAAACATGCAGAGGATGAGCATGATGTTGAGCTGCAACCAAACAAGATCTCATACACTATTCTAGTTACCTGGTCGAAGGTGTCATAAGCTTGATTTGTTATTCTTTCTTCATGTGGGCTTTCGGCCGTTTCATGCCTCCTTGGAGATGGAAGCTATCAGAAAGGCACATACCGGCTGAATGCTAGGTTGTGAAGGAGGCTAGAGGAAGCAACTCAAGGGAGCATGACTGCTAGCGATGGCCGGGAAGAGAGGAACGGGACGATGGAGTTATGCGGCAACAGAAGTAGCGGGCGCACAAACCTAGGTTTCATCGCGCCGGCCGCCAAACGGTTGGAAGGAACCCTTTTTCTCAAACTCAATCGCAGTGGAAGGAACTCGGTAGTACGGTATGAAGGAGAGCGATTGAGAATGCAAGAAATTGGACATTGAGAGTTTGTTTGGAGCATGCAAAACGGCAGGCCGAAGGGTGACATAAGCTCACAGATACAATGCTGATCCAACTGAAAGGCGACAAATAAAAGCGTTGGCATGAGGTCCACGTGACACCTAACCCAACCAGACGAGTGGACGAGAATCCCCTGACGTGCGGCAGGGTGCCGTTCCATCATTGGCACGTCGGCCCGGCTGAAACTTGGCCCACCTGACAGCGGCCCAACGGCAGCTCACAAAGACTAATGCTACATCGACGGATCTTTACAGGCGTTTTATGGGGTGGATTTGATTTGGTAAGATGTGATTGGATATGGGGGATGAGCTCCACCCAGGTGAAATTCAGGTGTGGAGAGAATTAGAGTAAGGGTCTGTTAAACTTCTATAACTAGCCCCATCGATGTAGTATTATTGCTTACGAATGGACTAGAAACGTCTTTTTGACAAACATTTACGGTATATGATTGAATGTATGGCTCTCATATTCGTAAATGGATGGCGACCCGTGAAAGACCACTGTATTACAAATACCGTGGCCTTTTGCGGGTCGGCGATGCACAAACTCTGAGATGCTAGAATTCAGCCACCGCTTGTCACAGTAGCTCTTGAGAGCACGACAGGTGCGATGATAAAGCTTGAGATTTGTTGGACATGCACGAGTACACACGTGGCGCGACCGCCAGGGCATGTGCAGTGTTCAGTCGGCCACAGTCTCTTGCATCCGTCCACATCTGTATGACATAAAAAAGCTACTACAACTTATTTCAGTTGCGGCGCCCATACACAATTTTGTTCTGAATTTCAGGGGGTTGAGATCGGATTGATCTTACAAACACACGAAGCTAGACCTACATATAATGGAAGGAAGCATTGTTCAGGCCACAAGCACAAATGGTGGCCGCCTACCTCGTCATCTACCTCGGCGTAGCTTTCACGTCGCTGCTCATCGTGCTTTCGGGCCGCAGGCGCTGGGCGGCGCGGGGTGATGGTTGCCACGACCTGCGCCTCCCGCCTGGGCCGTGGCAGCTGCCGGTGATCGGCAGCCTGCACCACCTCGTCCTGGCCGGGCAGCTCCCTCACCGCGCGATGCGCGACCTGGCGCGGCGCCACGGGCCGGCCGTGCTGCTCAGGCTCGGCGAGGTTCCCACGGTGGTGGTGTCCTCCCGGGAGGGGGCGCGCGAGGTGCTGAAGACCCACGACAAGGCGTTCGCGACGCGGCCCGTGAGCGCCACCATGCGCGTGCTCACCAGCGGCGGCCGGGACATCGTCTTCGCGCCCTACGGGGACTACTGGCGCCAGCTCCGGAAGATCGCCGTCGTGGAGCTCTTCACCGCGCGCCGCGTCCGCTCCTTCCGCGCCATCcgcgaggaggaggtcgccgcAGCGCTCCGCGGCGTCGCCGAGGCCGCGCGCCCCGTGGAGATGCGCGCGCTGCTGGCCGCGCGCGTGGCGGACAGCACGGTGCGCGCCGTGATTGGCGACCGGTGCAGGGAGCGCGACGCACTCCTCCGGGAGCTCGACCGCTCCATGCAGCTCGCGGCGGGGTTCAACCCGGCCGACCTGTGGCCTTCGTGGCGGCTCGCGGCGCGGCTCAGTGGCGCCAAGGAGTGCCACGACACCGTGCACGGCATCCTGGACGGCATCATCAAGGAGCACCTGGAGAGGATGGATGGCGGCGAGGACCTGCTTGACGTGCTGCTGAGAATCCAGAAGGAGGGTGCGCTCCAGTTTCCGCTCGACATGGACGCCATCAAATCCGTCATCATGGTAAGTATTTCTCTCTTGGCTCTTTGCATCAGTGCGTGCCTGCGTGGAGTAGTATCGTGGTCATGTGATGTTCTTGGTTTCTTCTGGACGAACTATCTATTTCAAAGTGTTTGAAGAGCAGTGATTCTTCGGCCCAAATATGAATCGTACAAGAAATTAACCGTGCACAGTTTTAGATCTAAAAGATTGGTGCGGATTGTTAACCTAAAAGATCTCATGTTTTGCGGATAGGACATATTAGGCGCAgggagtgaaacagcagctacgACGCTCGAATGGGCCATCGCAGAGCTGGTCAACAACCCGAGGGCCATGCACAAGGCGACGGCCGAGGTGCGGCGAGCCTTTCATGCCCGCGGTACCGTGGCCGAGCAAGACCTAAGAGAGCTCACATACCTACGCCTGGTCATTTGGGAGACGTTGCGGCTGCACCCGCCCCTACCGTTGTTGTTTCGCGAGTGCCAGAAACCGTGCCAGGTGCTGGGGTACGACGTGCCGCGGGGCACCCAGGTGTTGGTCAATGCCTGGGCGCTGGGCCGAGACGAGCACTCCTGGCCCGACGCGCCCGAGGAGTTTTGGCCTGAGCGCTTCGAGGGAGAAGCAGCGTTGGACTTTGGGGGCGTCGACTTCGCGTTCCTACCTTTTGGCGCCGGTCGCAGGATGTGCCCTGGGATGGCATTCGGCCTCGCCAACGTAGAGCTCCCGCTCGCGAGCTTGCTCTTTCACTTCGATTGGCAGCGGCCAGGACTACGCTCGACGAAGCTCGACATGACCGAGGCATTTGGCCTCACCGCGAGGCGGAAGGACCAACTCTTGTTGCAGCCTGTCCTTCGGGTACCTCTTCTCGTAGTCTAGTCGATATAAATTGTAAGAATTGGATGTATATGTTGTATTCCCACGCTAGAAATAAACTGCAAAATTTCACAACATTAGATTTCATGGACAGAGAGCCAGTTTCAATAGACTTATGGAATGTCCCCGTTCGTGTGCATCCAACTGGAACTGAACCCGCAAGTTTACCAATTATGAGTTGGGCGCTTTAACCATTCAGCCATGGATGTCTAACAGGATCATCGTACATCATAAATAACCAACTTTCGTATAGAAAGACATATATATCTAGGAAAATGAAATCGGAAATATTCTAGGATGGAAAATATTCGAAGATGACTACAAAAACACCTCTATGGATCCTCAAATTGAAAGAGAGATTGCAATGAATGACACAACAAACCAATGCTTGTAAACGCAGAAGCAGTAGTACAAACATTCTACATATACGATAAAGACCTATACATATATGTATGACATGTGGTTGCCAACCAAGATGGAATTCAACATACAAAACAGTACTCCTTGCGTCGCAAACTATttgtcttaaatttgtctagatacggatgtacaAAGCAGTAAAAGAGATTAAAGTGTTGGGTTTAGTTCCATATTAGTTGTGGGGAGAGACATAACACGACTTATAAGGGCGGGGGTGTCCCCTCCTAACTGGCTATTCTTTTGGGGGGAGAGGGCCCAAGGCCTCTCATAAGTCGGTGTTGCTCTCCGGTAGGGCCTGGTGACGCATGTGGGTCAGAAACGCTGGTGATAGCGGACCTGGGATTGCGTAACAATTGGTATCAGTGCCCAGGTGCCCGGAATGAATCTCGATGAACTCACGGATGGTCGGTCATGACTGATGGGCTAGAAACGCTGGTATCAGTGCCCACGAGTATGTCGTTATATTATCATTGTGTGTATTATGACATGGTCCACACGCGACGCATCCTCGTGGTGGACATGTGTCCTCGGGCTCCGTCGTTGCGACGGCGTTTGCTGCCGAGTCAGCGCG is drawn from Aegilops tauschii subsp. strangulata cultivar AL8/78 chromosome 1, Aet v6.0, whole genome shotgun sequence and contains these coding sequences:
- the LOC109766643 gene encoding uncharacterized protein, whose amino-acid sequence is MGKAYHKKLGVNKAATAGGKGQATRGGSGKRSGGGIAGVGVGGAGPTEGAKRAGGAGGGGWGGASAFFSTGHSTFQTAVAATNEYYDQEENDCSSEEDCPTFTPASHSTFQTAVHSTNEYYDDEENDCSSPFAPADHSTFETAVETMNEHYDDEENEEEGVQDAELVSDANGDRG
- the LOC109766634 gene encoding desmethyl-deoxy-podophyllotoxin synthase, with amino-acid sequence MEDTFITVCLAVALVSLLIMIAGRRRWGARGDGLRMAPGPWQLPVIGSLHHLVLAGQLPHRAMRDLARRYGPAVLLQLGQVKTLVVSSREGAREVMKNHDTMFATRPLSTTMRVLSYGGQDIVFAPYGEYWRQLRKIAVSELFTARRVLSFRAIREEEVATALRVVGEAAAAARPVEMRAVLSTLVTDSTARAVIGDRCRERDAFLRELDRIVQLASGFNLADMWPSSQLAAWLSGAEECRHTLYTMLDGIVEEHLERTDGGGGHAEDLLDVLLKIQKEGGLKFPIHMDAVKAIILDVFSAGSETTTTTIEWAISELINNPMAMQKATAEVRQAFHASGTVSEHALSELPYLRLVIRETLRLHPPLPLLFRECQEPCQVQGYDVQRGTQVLVNAWALGRDERYWPDAPEEFRPERFEEEAAKADFGGGDFAFLPFGAGRRMCPGMAFGLAGVELPLASMLFHFDWKPPGPGSAELDMTETFGLTARRTDQLLLRPVLRVPIPGV
- the LOC109766641 gene encoding desmethyl-deoxy-podophyllotoxin synthase-like; this translates as MVAAYLVIYLGVAFTSLLIVLSGRRRWAARGDGCHDLRLPPGPWQLPVIGSLHHLVLAGQLPHRAMRDLARRHGPAVLLRLGEVPTVVVSSREGAREVLKTHDKAFATRPVSATMRVLTSGGRDIVFAPYGDYWRQLRKIAVVELFTARRVRSFRAIREEEVAAALRGVAEAARPVEMRALLAARVADSTVRAVIGDRCRERDALLRELDRSMQLAAGFNPADLWPSWRLAARLSGAKECHDTVHGILDGIIKEHLERMDGGEDLLDVLLRIQKEGALQFPLDMDAIKSVIMDILGAGSETAATTLEWAIAELVNNPRAMHKATAEVRRAFHARGTVAEQDLRELTYLRLVIWETLRLHPPLPLLFRECQKPCQVLGYDVPRGTQVLVNAWALGRDEHSWPDAPEEFWPERFEGEAALDFGGVDFAFLPFGAGRRMCPGMAFGLANVELPLASLLFHFDWQRPGLRSTKLDMTEAFGLTARRKDQLLLQPVLRVPLLVV